One segment of Allorhodopirellula heiligendammensis DNA contains the following:
- the fucP gene encoding L-fucose:H+ symporter permease: MSDDNPESTVAGNESTSLRPAVVPTQYIYPFILVTTLFALWGFANDITNPLVRAFKEIFLISNAQSSLVQWAFYGGYATMAIPAALVIRKVSYKSGIIIGLLLYAIGALLTIPASMMLDFNIFLVGFYVLTFGLAFLETTANPYILSMGPRETATQRLNLAQAFNPIGSLSGMVVASVFILPSLQVSEFRTAELAAHPEYSTMLPSEVDGLITTAMENHAETSPEAHQAMVAHDLNIVKTPYVVIAVIVIAVLLVFVFSKLPDTGHEEESIELKQLFKHLLTNWQYVGGVIAQTFYVGAQIMCWTFIIHYGMTLVGLSAAQAQNHNIVAMIIFLLSRFICTFILKFMQPGLLLGVLAVGGCVLTAGAIFLQGTTGLYCLIGVSACMSLMFPTIYGIALNGLSPNDAKLGSAGLIFAIVGGAFMPRYQGSLIDGEGMVIAGQALESVRVSFFLPLICFVVIAIFGFSVYLFGGRRTAEAA; this comes from the coding sequence ATGAGTGACGACAATCCTGAATCCACCGTCGCTGGTAATGAATCGACCAGCCTCCGCCCAGCAGTGGTCCCAACCCAATACATTTATCCGTTCATCTTGGTCACGACCCTGTTTGCTCTGTGGGGTTTCGCCAATGACATCACGAATCCGTTGGTGCGTGCGTTTAAAGAAATCTTTTTGATCAGCAACGCGCAGAGCAGTCTCGTTCAGTGGGCGTTTTATGGAGGCTATGCGACGATGGCGATACCTGCGGCTCTGGTTATCCGCAAGGTCTCCTACAAGTCTGGGATTATCATTGGGCTGCTGCTCTATGCGATCGGTGCTCTGCTAACCATTCCCGCCAGCATGATGCTGGACTTCAATATCTTTCTAGTTGGATTCTACGTCCTGACGTTCGGCTTAGCGTTCTTGGAAACGACAGCCAATCCGTACATTCTCTCGATGGGCCCGCGCGAGACCGCGACCCAGCGATTGAATCTTGCTCAGGCATTCAACCCCATCGGGTCACTGAGTGGGATGGTGGTCGCCAGCGTCTTTATCTTGCCGAGCTTGCAGGTGTCGGAGTTTCGTACGGCGGAACTGGCCGCCCATCCGGAGTACAGCACGATGTTGCCTAGTGAGGTCGATGGCTTGATTACCACCGCGATGGAAAATCATGCGGAAACATCGCCCGAGGCTCATCAGGCGATGGTAGCTCACGATCTGAATATCGTGAAAACGCCCTATGTGGTGATCGCAGTCATCGTGATCGCGGTGCTGCTCGTCTTTGTATTTTCCAAACTGCCTGATACAGGCCACGAGGAAGAATCGATTGAGCTGAAGCAATTGTTCAAGCATCTACTGACCAACTGGCAATACGTCGGTGGCGTGATTGCGCAGACGTTTTACGTCGGTGCTCAGATTATGTGCTGGACATTCATCATTCACTACGGAATGACGCTGGTCGGACTCAGTGCGGCTCAAGCCCAAAACCACAACATCGTCGCCATGATTATCTTTTTGCTAAGCCGCTTCATTTGCACGTTTATTCTAAAGTTCATGCAGCCTGGTCTGCTCTTGGGTGTGTTGGCCGTTGGCGGATGCGTGCTGACAGCGGGGGCAATCTTTTTGCAAGGCACGACAGGCCTGTACTGCCTCATCGGAGTCTCGGCATGCATGTCGCTGATGTTCCCGACGATCTACGGGATCGCGCTGAATGGTCTTTCGCCCAACGACGCCAAACTAGGATCGGCCGGATTGATTTTTGCGATCGTGGGTGGCGCATTCATGCCACGTTATCAGGGCAGTCTCATTGACGGCGAGGGGATGGTCATCGCCGGCCAAGCCCTGGAGTCGGTCCGCGTTTCGTTTTTCCTGCCGTTGATCTGTTTCGTCGTGATCGCAATCTTTGGCTTCTCGGTTTACCTCTTTGGCGGCAGACGCACCGCCGAAGCTGCGTAG
- a CDS encoding L-fucose isomerase, translated as MTTPQTLRTVFQGDLPKIGIRPTIDGRLGGVRESLEDQTMNLAKRVAALIEENVYYPNGAHVECVIADTCIGGVSEAVACDDLFRKQNVGVSLTVTPCWCYGSETMDMDPLRPKAVFGFNGTERPGAVYLAAALAGHTQKGIPAFGIYGRDVQNAGDANMPADVQAKILDFARCGLAVALMRGKAYLSMGGTSMGIAGSMIDYAFWEKWLGMRVEDIDMSEFAGRMNKGQYDQAEYEEALTWVKQHCPEGDDYNSDAGKRTREQLDREWSDCVKMALIARDLMVGNPKLAEMGLREQAHGHQAIAAGFQGQRQWTDHFPNGDFMEAILNTSFDWNGRRAPYLVATENDALNGATMLFGHLLTGTAQVFADLRTYWSPDAVAAACEGYTLEGAGADGLLHLINSGPAALDGTGQQVDGDGGPTMKPFWEITDDEVSQCLGATTWHPSITEYFPGGGMSTRYRTRGGMPATMTRINLVAGLGPALQIAEGHTVELPGTVHDVLDARTNPTWPTTWFAPTLTGKGAFRSTYDVMNQWGANHCVMTAGHVGHLFITLASILRIPVYMHNVDDDRVFRPSAWNAFGTDDRESADFRACNNFGPLYGRV; from the coding sequence ATGACAACACCGCAAACTTTACGTACCGTTTTCCAGGGTGACCTACCCAAGATTGGCATCCGGCCAACCATTGACGGTCGTCTGGGTGGGGTTCGGGAATCTCTCGAAGACCAAACGATGAATTTGGCTAAGCGGGTTGCTGCGCTAATCGAGGAAAACGTTTACTATCCTAACGGTGCCCATGTGGAGTGCGTCATTGCGGACACGTGCATCGGCGGAGTTAGCGAAGCGGTTGCTTGTGACGACTTATTTCGTAAGCAGAACGTAGGGGTTTCGTTGACCGTGACACCGTGCTGGTGTTATGGCAGCGAGACCATGGATATGGACCCTCTGCGTCCCAAAGCGGTGTTTGGGTTCAACGGAACCGAGCGGCCTGGAGCGGTCTATCTCGCTGCCGCGCTTGCCGGTCACACCCAGAAAGGTATTCCAGCATTCGGCATCTACGGACGCGACGTTCAAAACGCAGGCGATGCGAACATGCCCGCCGACGTGCAAGCAAAAATTCTTGACTTTGCGCGATGTGGATTAGCGGTCGCGTTGATGCGTGGAAAGGCATACCTATCGATGGGAGGTACGTCGATGGGCATTGCCGGTTCCATGATCGACTATGCGTTCTGGGAAAAATGGCTCGGCATGCGAGTCGAAGACATCGACATGAGCGAGTTTGCCGGCAGGATGAACAAGGGCCAATACGACCAGGCCGAATATGAGGAAGCGCTGACATGGGTCAAGCAACATTGCCCGGAAGGCGATGATTACAACAGCGATGCTGGCAAACGTACTCGCGAACAGCTTGACCGTGAATGGTCGGACTGCGTGAAAATGGCTCTGATCGCCCGCGACTTGATGGTCGGCAATCCGAAGCTAGCGGAGATGGGATTGCGGGAGCAGGCTCACGGCCACCAGGCGATTGCAGCTGGGTTTCAGGGGCAACGTCAGTGGACGGACCACTTTCCCAATGGGGATTTCATGGAAGCCATCCTCAACACATCCTTCGACTGGAACGGCAGACGAGCCCCCTACCTCGTTGCTACTGAGAACGATGCTCTCAATGGAGCAACGATGCTATTCGGTCACCTGCTGACCGGTACCGCGCAAGTGTTTGCGGACCTGCGAACCTATTGGAGTCCCGACGCGGTCGCAGCGGCATGTGAGGGTTACACTCTCGAAGGAGCGGGGGCCGACGGTCTGCTGCATCTGATTAACTCGGGCCCGGCGGCCTTGGATGGAACTGGACAGCAAGTCGACGGCGATGGTGGTCCGACGATGAAGCCGTTTTGGGAAATCACTGACGACGAGGTGAGTCAATGCCTTGGTGCGACGACGTGGCACCCGTCGATTACCGAATACTTCCCGGGCGGCGGTATGAGTACCCGGTACCGGACTCGTGGTGGCATGCCAGCTACCATGACTCGAATTAATCTTGTCGCGGGGCTGGGGCCCGCCCTCCAGATCGCCGAAGGACACACCGTTGAACTGCCGGGCACGGTGCACGATGTGTTGGATGCGCGGACCAATCCAACCTGGCCGACGACTTGGTTTGCTCCCACGCTGACCGGAAAGGGCGCTTTTCGATCGACTTATGACGTGATGAATCAATGGGGTGCCAATCACTGTGTGATGACTGCCGGCCACGTCGGGCACCTGTTCATCACGCTTGCCTCGATCCTACGGATCCCGGTTTACATGCACAACGTCGACGATGACCGCGTGTTCCGCCCGAGCGCGTGGAACGCTTTTGGTACCGATGATCGAGAGTCCGCTGACTTCCGCGCTTGCAACAATTTTGGTCCCTTGTACGGCCGAGTTTAA
- a CDS encoding class II aldolase/adducin family protein, with amino-acid sequence MDKSQTRDALLSLSHELGEPSERLAILGEGNTSAKIDNDTFWVKASGSCLQTLAADDVVSCHSAPLLDMLDRDDLTDQQIEDELFGCRTDKQSKKPSVETLFHAYLLSLPDIAFVGHTHSISVNQILCSPMAEKFATCKLFPDEIVCCGAESVFVPYTDPGLLLSKVIRDQTEHFMQKHGAPPRVILLQNHGLITIGKTPAAVKAAMLMAHKSAEIFVGAAALGGPIFMSDVDVDRIANRIDEHYRQRALKL; translated from the coding sequence ATGGATAAATCACAAACCCGCGACGCATTGCTATCACTCTCCCATGAACTCGGTGAGCCGAGTGAACGTCTAGCGATTCTCGGCGAAGGCAACACCTCTGCGAAGATTGACAACGACACCTTTTGGGTGAAAGCGAGTGGCAGCTGTTTGCAGACACTCGCTGCGGACGACGTGGTGTCCTGTCATTCCGCTCCCCTGCTGGACATGCTCGATCGGGATGATTTGACCGATCAGCAGATTGAGGACGAATTGTTCGGGTGCCGTACCGACAAGCAATCAAAAAAGCCCTCAGTAGAAACGCTTTTTCACGCATACCTATTGTCGCTCCCAGACATCGCCTTCGTGGGTCACACCCATAGCATCAGTGTGAACCAAATTCTGTGTTCGCCCATGGCGGAGAAATTTGCAACGTGCAAGCTATTTCCCGACGAAATCGTCTGCTGTGGTGCTGAGTCTGTGTTCGTTCCCTACACGGACCCGGGGCTGTTGTTGTCCAAAGTCATTCGTGACCAGACGGAGCATTTTATGCAGAAGCACGGGGCGCCACCGCGTGTAATTCTTCTGCAAAACCACGGTTTGATCACAATTGGCAAGACCCCCGCGGCGGTTAAAGCCGCGATGCTGATGGCACATAAATCCGCCGAAATCTTTGTCGGCGCGGCCGCGTTGGGGGGCCCCATCTTCATGAGCGATGTCGACGTGGACCGCATCGCCAATCGCATTGATGAACACTACCGTCAACGAGCCTTGAAACTATGA
- a CDS encoding alpha-L-fucosidase has protein sequence MKLMTRAAILLAVGLTLSMVPGSAQDSASTSDPAMDKLWGDSVVKLRAENAERGQLFDEGNYAMFIHWGLYSQLGNQVNGKTYYGIGEWIMNPRMAGIPVADYKKLAGSFNPVNFDAQEIASIAKDAGMKYIVITAKHHDGFAMYDSQANDFNIVDATPWGKDPMKELAAACREAGLGFGFYYSHNQDWTFPGGGGGPTVDEDGNPATFDDYFNKKCLPQVKEITTEYGPIEIVWFDTPGKMPKHYVEQLVDVVHKNQPRAMVSGRAGHGLGDYQTLGDMEVPRENIEGLWESVDTTNDSWAYAWYDEYWKSPREILSRLLACVGRGGTYMLNIGPRGDGAVPERAAATLRQSGEWIRRYPQVVYGTQASPWEHALPWGDVTRKGNTLFLCVFDWPTSGKLYLPNLKTEILSSELLVGSQSEPIAWNRSGDSVVLELPPRAPEKLVSVIELQLASEPEVDPVWTLDPNVETEILAEFADVTNIEKSGKRWMEKFGEWKGIIHAHGFETGGKATWEIDVIEPGDYNVDLTYAGEGRLVWEVEIEGGQKIRNQQNSSHNYQSFPIGWLQFPHPGRYRVSVSCIDGELESASLKAIRFSPIR, from the coding sequence ATGAAATTGATGACGCGCGCGGCGATACTCTTGGCAGTGGGTTTGACTCTGTCGATGGTGCCCGGATCTGCTCAGGATTCTGCATCCACATCGGATCCCGCCATGGACAAGCTCTGGGGAGATTCGGTCGTCAAACTGCGTGCCGAGAATGCTGAGCGGGGGCAACTATTCGATGAAGGCAACTATGCGATGTTCATCCATTGGGGCCTCTATTCACAGCTTGGTAATCAGGTCAATGGCAAGACGTACTACGGCATCGGCGAGTGGATCATGAATCCGCGGATGGCTGGGATCCCTGTCGCGGACTACAAAAAGCTCGCTGGCTCATTCAACCCCGTTAATTTTGACGCCCAGGAAATTGCTTCGATCGCGAAAGACGCGGGGATGAAATACATCGTCATCACTGCCAAACATCACGATGGATTCGCGATGTACGACTCTCAGGCAAACGACTTCAATATCGTTGATGCCACGCCCTGGGGCAAAGACCCGATGAAGGAGTTGGCGGCGGCGTGCCGCGAAGCTGGGCTGGGGTTTGGCTTCTACTATTCACACAACCAAGACTGGACCTTTCCAGGTGGCGGAGGTGGGCCCACCGTTGATGAAGACGGAAACCCAGCTACATTCGATGACTACTTCAACAAAAAATGTTTGCCGCAGGTCAAGGAGATCACCACCGAGTACGGGCCGATCGAAATCGTGTGGTTCGATACGCCAGGCAAAATGCCCAAACACTATGTTGAGCAGCTCGTTGACGTCGTGCACAAAAACCAGCCGCGAGCGATGGTCTCAGGGCGAGCCGGCCATGGGCTCGGTGACTACCAAACCCTCGGCGACATGGAAGTGCCACGCGAAAATATTGAGGGTTTGTGGGAGAGTGTCGATACCACGAACGACTCCTGGGCCTACGCGTGGTACGACGAATACTGGAAATCCCCCCGCGAGATCCTGTCTCGTTTGCTAGCCTGCGTAGGGCGCGGCGGAACCTACATGCTCAACATCGGTCCCCGGGGCGATGGAGCGGTCCCCGAGCGAGCCGCCGCGACGCTCCGGCAATCAGGCGAGTGGATTCGCCGGTATCCCCAAGTCGTTTATGGCACCCAGGCGTCACCGTGGGAGCACGCACTGCCGTGGGGCGACGTCACTCGCAAGGGTAACACGCTGTTCCTGTGCGTGTTCGATTGGCCAACTTCAGGGAAACTCTACTTACCCAACCTGAAGACTGAGATTCTTTCATCTGAACTGCTCGTTGGCAGCCAATCAGAGCCTATCGCCTGGAACCGGTCCGGCGACTCCGTCGTGCTGGAATTGCCTCCACGTGCTCCCGAGAAGCTGGTGTCGGTAATTGAACTGCAACTCGCATCGGAGCCCGAAGTCGACCCGGTGTGGACTCTCGACCCGAACGTCGAGACAGAGATTTTGGCAGAGTTCGCCGATGTGACGAACATCGAAAAATCAGGCAAACGATGGATGGAAAAATTTGGCGAGTGGAAAGGAATCATTCATGCGCATGGTTTTGAAACAGGAGGCAAGGCGACGTGGGAAATCGATGTCATCGAACCCGGCGACTACAATGTCGACTTGACCTATGCCGGTGAAGGACGGCTGGTTTGGGAAGTGGAAATCGAAGGTGGCCAAAAGATTCGCAACCAGCAGAATTCATCCCATAACTATCAGTCGTTCCCGATCGGTTGGTTACAATTTCCCCATCCCGGTCGCTATCGCGTCAGTGTGTCGTGTATCGATGGGGAGTTGGAATCGGCGAGTCTAAAGGCAATTCGTTTTTCTCCGATACGATGA
- a CDS encoding alpha/beta hydrolase family protein, whose translation MQTLIPIFVAIASNLAWFSFTALATDASHEQYSAERREVSALGNLVAPPVMRDVEGFESTDRLKAIYFDALDWQGEETKVFAWLGMPTEITGKVPGIVLVHGGGGTAFKEWVQKWNDRGFAAISIAVEGQTDVRGASKAWQRHAWAGPQRSGIYGDSSQPLQDQWMYHAVADTVLANSLLRSLPQVDADQVGVMGISWGGVITSTVIGIDDRFAFAIPTYGCGNLATAENQYGRALGNNETYTQVWDPMLRLERATMPTLWLSWPGDQHFPLDKQAACYEAMSGRSMVSLIPGMRHGHGAGWNPPDSYAFAESVVETGTPWCRQREVTVQGDRCTVSFESTKPLRDAVLISTTDDGITGGRAWHETTADLTQTDDAWQVTAVLPTDTTAWFVNVHANDLTVSSHFQEQSH comes from the coding sequence ATGCAAACACTCATCCCAATTTTTGTTGCGATCGCTTCCAACCTCGCCTGGTTTTCGTTCACGGCATTGGCGACCGATGCCAGTCACGAGCAGTACTCCGCCGAGCGTCGCGAAGTGTCTGCCTTGGGGAACCTGGTCGCTCCACCGGTGATGCGTGATGTGGAGGGCTTTGAATCGACAGATCGGCTGAAAGCGATCTATTTTGATGCACTCGATTGGCAAGGCGAGGAAACCAAAGTATTTGCGTGGCTGGGGATGCCAACCGAAATCACCGGAAAAGTGCCCGGGATCGTGTTGGTTCACGGCGGTGGTGGGACTGCGTTTAAAGAATGGGTCCAGAAGTGGAATGACCGCGGATTCGCCGCGATCAGCATCGCCGTCGAAGGGCAAACGGACGTTCGCGGAGCATCGAAGGCTTGGCAACGCCACGCGTGGGCCGGACCACAACGTTCAGGAATCTATGGCGACTCGTCCCAGCCGCTACAGGATCAGTGGATGTACCACGCCGTTGCTGACACCGTTCTAGCAAATTCGCTGCTCCGCTCGTTACCCCAGGTCGATGCTGATCAGGTTGGTGTCATGGGGATTTCGTGGGGCGGCGTGATCACCAGCACCGTGATCGGAATTGATGATCGTTTTGCATTTGCAATACCAACCTATGGATGCGGAAACCTGGCGACTGCAGAGAATCAGTACGGCCGAGCACTTGGTAACAACGAGACCTACACACAGGTCTGGGATCCCATGCTGCGACTCGAGCGAGCGACGATGCCGACGTTATGGCTTTCCTGGCCGGGGGATCAACATTTCCCCTTGGATAAGCAGGCAGCCTGCTACGAGGCAATGTCCGGGAGGTCGATGGTGTCGTTGATCCCAGGGATGAGGCACGGCCACGGCGCAGGTTGGAATCCTCCCGATAGCTACGCGTTTGCTGAAAGCGTCGTCGAGACCGGCACGCCGTGGTGCCGCCAGAGGGAAGTCACCGTCCAAGGAGATCGTTGCACGGTATCCTTCGAATCGACAAAGCCGCTGCGTGACGCGGTGCTGATCTCCACAACGGATGATGGAATCACAGGCGGACGTGCTTGGCACGAAACCACCGCCGATCTGACTCAAACGGATGACGCTTGGCAGGTGACGGCAGTGTTGCCAACAGATACGACGGCATGGTTTGTGAACGTACATGCCAACGACCTGACCGTCAGTTCTCACTTTCAAGAACAGAGCCATTAA
- a CDS encoding sulfatase family protein, with the protein MCINRRFDKERLLLRSLCVVAVLAASQAHAGKPNIIVIYTDDQGFGDVSEFNPNAKFATPNMDRLAQEGIAFRNAHSSDSVCTPSRYGLLTGRYCWRTTRKSGVMGAEGPCLIDNGRMTLASLLRDQGYHTGMVGKWHLGMDFPGTTADRDWSKAVQDMPLDKGFDYFYGIPASLNYGILAWFEGRRAAVPPTLYTKKKKNARHVDYRIMPPYHDAADAEKGEFEVAPDFVDNQCLSRFTDKAIEWMETKVPDAKMGKPFFLYLPFTSPHYPVCPLPEFEGQGQAGAYGEFVIETDHHIGQILDFVKSAGIDENTMIVFTSDNGPERSWSGRIAEFGHDSRGGFRGGKRSVYEGGHRVPFIVRWPAGVTQPGRVWDKPVGQVDVISTVAELVGATVPNNAGEDSQSFAAVLRDPNADYVRQPLINRGEDDGRYAVTAGIWKLILPGKSKPVELYDLSTDPGETMNLASEHPAKAQQLQDQITEIVVNGRTTPGTPQHNDTGYWKQLTWMTEEAFTHPH; encoded by the coding sequence ATGTGTATTAACAGGCGTTTCGATAAGGAAAGACTCCTCCTCCGTAGCCTCTGCGTCGTCGCCGTGCTCGCCGCGTCACAGGCTCACGCGGGCAAGCCCAATATTATTGTCATCTACACCGATGATCAGGGCTTTGGTGATGTCAGTGAATTCAATCCCAATGCCAAGTTCGCCACCCCGAACATGGACCGACTCGCCCAGGAGGGAATCGCGTTTCGCAACGCACACAGTTCCGATTCGGTATGTACCCCGAGCCGCTATGGATTGCTGACCGGACGCTATTGCTGGCGAACGACTCGCAAGAGTGGCGTGATGGGAGCGGAAGGGCCCTGTTTGATCGATAACGGTCGGATGACATTGGCCTCACTCCTGCGGGACCAGGGTTATCACACGGGGATGGTCGGCAAGTGGCATTTGGGCATGGATTTCCCAGGTACTACTGCGGACCGGGACTGGTCGAAGGCCGTCCAGGACATGCCGCTGGACAAAGGGTTTGACTATTTCTATGGGATTCCGGCATCCCTGAACTACGGCATCCTGGCCTGGTTTGAGGGGCGGCGTGCAGCGGTGCCACCGACGCTCTACACCAAGAAAAAGAAAAATGCTCGGCATGTTGATTACCGCATCATGCCGCCCTATCACGATGCCGCTGATGCGGAGAAAGGCGAGTTTGAGGTCGCACCAGATTTTGTCGACAATCAATGCTTGAGCCGTTTCACGGATAAGGCGATTGAGTGGATGGAAACCAAGGTGCCGGATGCAAAAATGGGAAAACCGTTTTTCCTGTACTTGCCTTTCACGTCGCCTCACTACCCTGTTTGTCCGCTGCCTGAGTTTGAGGGCCAGGGCCAGGCGGGTGCTTATGGTGAATTCGTAATTGAAACAGATCACCACATTGGCCAGATCCTTGATTTCGTAAAGTCAGCGGGGATCGACGAGAACACGATGATCGTCTTCACGAGTGACAACGGCCCTGAGAGATCCTGGAGCGGCCGGATTGCCGAATTTGGCCATGACAGTCGCGGCGGTTTTCGAGGGGGCAAACGTTCGGTCTATGAGGGTGGGCACCGTGTGCCTTTCATCGTGCGATGGCCCGCGGGAGTCACGCAGCCTGGTCGTGTCTGGGATAAACCTGTAGGACAGGTCGACGTGATATCAACGGTGGCGGAATTGGTGGGGGCGACGGTGCCCAACAATGCAGGTGAAGACAGCCAAAGCTTTGCGGCTGTCCTGCGAGATCCAAACGCAGACTATGTGCGCCAACCTCTCATCAATCGTGGCGAGGACGACGGTCGCTACGCGGTCACCGCTGGAATCTGGAAACTCATTTTACCTGGCAAGTCAAAGCCAGTCGAACTATACGACTTGTCCACCGACCCCGGTGAAACGATGAATCTGGCTAGTGAGCACCCCGCGAAGGCTCAGCAGTTGCAAGATCAGATTACGGAGATTGTCGTAAACGGCAGAACGACTCCAGGAACGCCCCAACACAACGACACAGGCTACTGGAAACAGCTAACATGGATGACGGAAGAAGCATTCACGCATCCCCACTGA
- a CDS encoding arylsulfatase, whose protein sequence is MRFAFALFWVGIFLAQWLPSISCADDPAAAPPNIVLVMTDDQGYGDLSCHGHPFLSTPHLDDLYTQSTRFTDFHASPTCAPTRSALMSGRAPFKNGITHTILERDRMTLEATTIAEVLKTAGYTTGIFGKWHLGDEDPYQPDNRGFDKAFIHGAGGIGQQYAGSQSDAPGTGYFNPIIKDNGRFVQTEGYCTDVFFQEALGWIKANKDAGKPFFAYIPTNAPHAPYLVDKKYSDLFKDKCNAKAAAFLGMIVNIDENMGLLMRKLDEWGLADNTLLIFMTDNGSAAGSGVFNAGMKGGKGSTHEGGSRVPLFMRLPGLTTPGADVEVLTRHYDLFPTLMEIANAEAPAELDLDGRSLVPLIKDSQTPWPDRYTFFHGGRWNKQGAPGRWGEGNTDPDAAKYDKFAVRNERWRLVGDELYDIQKDPGEQHNVAAEHPRIVAFMRAAFDSWWDEVRPLMINEDASLDVPKPFREGFEKQKSSSGIPAWVAPEL, encoded by the coding sequence ATGAGATTCGCTTTCGCGTTGTTTTGGGTTGGCATTTTTCTGGCACAGTGGTTGCCATCGATTTCCTGCGCGGACGATCCTGCGGCCGCTCCACCGAATATCGTCCTGGTGATGACGGACGACCAAGGCTATGGCGATCTCAGCTGCCATGGCCATCCGTTTCTGAGCACACCCCACCTGGATGACTTGTATACACAAAGCACACGGTTTACAGACTTTCACGCCAGCCCTACGTGTGCACCGACGCGTTCGGCACTGATGTCGGGTCGAGCACCGTTCAAAAATGGGATTACGCATACGATCCTAGAACGTGATCGCATGACGCTGGAAGCGACGACGATCGCTGAAGTGCTCAAGACAGCGGGCTACACGACCGGCATTTTTGGAAAATGGCATCTGGGTGACGAAGATCCTTACCAGCCTGACAATCGAGGTTTTGACAAAGCCTTCATTCACGGTGCCGGGGGAATCGGTCAACAGTATGCGGGTTCGCAAAGCGATGCGCCGGGGACGGGATACTTCAACCCTATCATCAAAGACAACGGTCGTTTTGTTCAGACAGAGGGATACTGTACCGACGTCTTTTTCCAAGAAGCGTTGGGGTGGATCAAAGCGAACAAGGATGCAGGCAAGCCGTTTTTTGCCTACATCCCCACCAACGCACCGCACGCTCCCTACTTGGTTGACAAGAAGTATTCCGATTTATTCAAAGACAAGTGCAACGCGAAAGCGGCAGCATTCCTGGGGATGATTGTCAACATCGACGAGAACATGGGACTGTTAATGCGGAAGCTCGACGAGTGGGGCTTGGCTGATAATACGCTGTTAATTTTCATGACAGATAACGGCAGCGCAGCGGGCTCAGGCGTTTTCAATGCAGGCATGAAAGGCGGTAAGGGGTCGACACATGAAGGTGGATCTCGCGTGCCATTGTTCATGCGATTGCCCGGCCTCACCACACCCGGCGCCGACGTGGAGGTGTTGACGCGGCACTACGATCTCTTTCCAACGCTGATGGAGATCGCGAACGCAGAGGCGCCAGCAGAGCTTGATTTAGATGGTCGTAGTCTCGTTCCACTGATTAAGGATTCGCAGACCCCGTGGCCTGATCGGTACACTTTTTTCCACGGCGGTCGTTGGAACAAGCAAGGGGCCCCGGGACGCTGGGGAGAGGGCAACACCGATCCAGACGCGGCCAAGTACGATAAATTCGCGGTCCGCAATGAACGTTGGAGATTGGTGGGTGACGAACTGTACGACATTCAAAAAGATCCCGGAGAACAGCACAACGTCGCCGCCGAACATCCTCGAATCGTTGCCTTCATGAGGGCGGCATTCGACAGTTGGTGGGATGAGGTTCGTCCCCTGATGATCAATGAGGACGCTTCGCTGGACGTCCCCAAGCCATTCCGTGAAGGATTTGAAAAGCAGAAATCAAGCTCTGGAATCCCAGCTTGGGTCGCCCCGGAACTCTAA